One stretch of Acidobacteriota bacterium DNA includes these proteins:
- a CDS encoding STAS domain-containing protein — protein MDITNRKVGDVAILDLDGKLTIGTGDVALREALVKELDGGGKKLLINLETVSTIDSSGLGELIRSKVTATSHDAEVKLLNANIKARKLLTMAQLVGVFEMFDDEELAVASFGA, from the coding sequence ATGGATATCACCAATCGCAAGGTGGGTGACGTCGCGATACTCGATCTCGACGGCAAGCTCACCATCGGCACCGGCGACGTGGCGCTTCGAGAAGCGCTCGTCAAAGAACTTGATGGCGGCGGCAAGAAACTGTTGATCAATCTGGAAACCGTGAGCACGATTGATTCCTCGGGTCTCGGCGAGCTCATCCGAAGCAAGGTGACGGCCACATCACACGACGCCGAGGTCAAGCTGTTGAACGCCAACATCAAGGCGCGCAAGCTGTTGACCATGGCCCAGCTGGTCGGCGTTTTCGAGATGTTCGATGACGAGGAGTTGGCGGTCGCGTCGTTCGGCGCCTGA